In Ovis aries strain OAR_USU_Benz2616 breed Rambouillet chromosome 14, ARS-UI_Ramb_v3.0, whole genome shotgun sequence, a single genomic region encodes these proteins:
- the LOC121816436 gene encoding orphan sodium- and chloride-dependent neurotransmitter transporter NTT5-like — protein sequence MESLEEISEEESPKERHTSSTPSWKLTAKEILATKTQNYFAQTKRAENILIQVAFSIGLSSIWRFPYLCHLNGGGSFILVYFFMLLFFGVPLMYMEMIMGKCLRMDSIRVWKQLVPWLGGIGYASILVCILVSLYNSIIITWSLSYLSNSFRYPLPWDECPLTVTHQYFWYHTTLNASNHIEEEVETLVLNLTVGIFAVWFLLFLIMMVGLKISMQMLIFSVFLPYIILLCFLIRGLFLEGATTSLRRMVTTEFSAWASLDLWRQAGGHMLYSLGLGMGTIILFSYKAGGDNYAQVAFLVVLVNLVTSLLTTSIVFIVLGFWTTTSGHACIKQSVSKLMQLIDEGVLPHNAKPPQDILLRPTLDYIKWINSLQGHLRRQVIHLSPPCSIKVQKETFMEGPGLAFAAFSQVISLFPGSSFWAILFFMALLIIGLSNLLRLLEGIVFPLQNSISIFRNYPRILSAIVCLGGFLGSLVFTSRAGSYIMYLFDDLLVPLTLIITVVFQNMALAWIYGAGRFREEMFSEMGRPLWPFSSFLWGYVTLPGLLALLTVYLMQLYQGTHLYYTAWNTSGSQEVKHPYPQNSRGWVIFLSVLTFLPIPAHPLHQWWSLQDYVAPDPFEKLMSKKTPMMSSMSSQRPKHHSVKSQERTSNTSTRGLSMSLLRSLKPESGGLSQDSEKYESSSWFSLPLLTSLSSSLTIRSASLHVSRQVSPISATTDNSSEGGKTKEESPERKSVQ from the exons ATGGAGTCCCTTGAAGAAATATCAGAGGAAGAGTCCCCCAAAGAGCGCCACACTTCCTCAACACCGTCCTGGAAGCTCACAGCCAAGGAGATTCTGGCCACCAAGACCCAAAACTACTTTGCTCAGACTAAAAGAGCTGAGAACATCTTGATCCAGGTTGCCTTCTCCATTGGTTTAAGCAGCATATGGCGGTTCCCTTACCTGTGTCATCTGAATGGAGGAG GCAGCTTTATCCTGGTGTACTTCTTCATGCTCCTCTTTTTCGGGGTTCCCCTCATGTACATGGAGATGATCATGGGGAAATGTCTGCGCATGGACAGCATCCGGGTCTGGAAGCAGCTTGTCCCCTGGCTGGGCGGCATAGGCTACGCCAGCATACTG GTGTGCATCTTGGTGAGCTTGTACAACAGCATTATCATCACCTGGAGCCTCTCCTACCTAAGCAACTCCTTCCGTTACCCCCTGCCGTGGGACGAGTGCCCACTG actgtaacccaccagtacTTCTGGTACCACACCACTCTGAACGCCTCAAACCACATTGAAGAAGAGGTCGAGACCCTCGTCCTGAATCTCACCGTGGGTATCTTCGCAGTCTGGTTCCTCCTCTTCTTAATCATGATGGTAGGGCTAAAGATTTCAATGCAG ATGCTGATTTTCTCAGTATTCCTTCCCTACATCAtcctcctctgcttcctcatccGAGGTCTCTTCTTGGAAGGTGCAACCACCAGCCTCAGACGTATGGTGACCACAGAG TTCTCTGCCTGGGCCTCGCTGGACCTGTGGCGTCAAGCAGGAGGCCACATGCTCTATTCCCTGGGCCTGGGCATGGGCACCATCATCTTGTTCTCCTACAAGGCTGGAGGTGACAACTACGCACAGGTGGCCTTTTTGGTGGTCCTGGTCAACCTGGTGACTTCATTGCTGACTACGTCCATCGTCTTTATAGTGCTGGGCTTCTGGACCACCACCAGTGGACACGCCTGTATCAAACA GAGTGTCTCAAAGCTGATGCAGCTGATAGACGAGGGGGTGCTGCCTCATAATGCCAAGCCCCCCCAAGACATCCTGCTGCGGCCCACCCTGGACTACATAAAATGGATCAACAGTCTCCAGGGCCATCTCCGGCGACAGGTCATCCACCTGTCCCCACCCTGCAGCATCAAGGTGCAGAAGGAAACG TTCATGGAGGGCCCCGGCCTGGCATTCGCAGCCTTCTCCCAAGTCATCTCGTTGTTCCCCGGCTCCTCTTTCTGGGCCATCCTCTTCTTCATGGCCCTGCTCATCATAGGCTTGAGCAACTTGCTGAGGCTCTTGGAAGGCATTGTCTTTCCCCTCCAGAACTCCATCTCCATCTTCAGGAATTATCCCAGGATACTTTCAG CGATCGTCTGCTTGGGAGGTTTTCTGGGCAGCCTCGTCTTCACCAGTCGTGCTGGCAGCTACATAATGTACTTGTTTGATGACCTCCTGGTCCCACTGACCCTCATCATCACCGTGGTCTTCCAGAACATGGCCCTGGCTTGGATCTACGGAGCTGGGAG GTTCAGGGAAGAAATGTTCAGTGAGATGGGCCGCCCGCTGTGGCCCTTCTCCTCGTTCCTGTGGGGCTACGTGACCTTGCCAGGGCTGCTGGCCCTCCTCACCGTCTACCTCATGCAGCTCTACCAGGGGACACACCTCTACTACACCGCCTGGAATACCAGTGGG AGCCAGGAAGTGAAACATCCCTACCCGCAGAACAGCCGGGGCTGGGTCATCTTCCTCAGCGTCCTCACCTTCCTGCCGATTCCAGCCCACCCACTCCACCAGTGGTGGTCCCTCCAGGACTACGTTGCCCCGGATCCCTTTGAAAAGCTAATGTCTAAAAAGACACCCATGATGTCCTCCATGTCCTCACAGAGGCCGAAGCACCACTCGGTGAAGTCCCAGGAGAGAACCAGCAACACCTCAACCAGAGGGTTAAGCATGTCCTTACTCAGGTCGCTGAAACCTGAGTCAGGGGGTCTCAGCCAGGACTCAGAAAAGTATGAGAGCTCCTCCTGGTTCAGCCTGCCTCTACTGACCTCCCTGTCGTCTTCCTTGACCATAAGGAGTGCCAGCCTCCATGTCTCAAGGCAGGTGAGCCCAATCTCGGCAACCACAGACAACAGCTCCGAGGGCGGGAAGACCAAGGAAGAAAGCCCAGAAAGGAAATCTGTTCAGTAA